In Silurus meridionalis isolate SWU-2019-XX chromosome 28, ASM1480568v1, whole genome shotgun sequence, the genomic window TTACTGATCGCGCAACTCCATCCGTCTAGACGTTTTTCAGTCTAGTCTCCGAACGCATTACATACAATACACGGAACATCAGGAgtctaaattatttaaaacacacacacacacacacacacacacacacacacacacacacacagatacctGACGAACAGGATCTTCGAGTTGACTCCCAGCAGCTGGTTGAGAACAGCCTGCACTTCAATCGATCCGATCCACTGACGAGAACCCACAAAGGACGGTTCCTTATCGCCTACGTCCACCAAAGcctgaacacacatacacaataaatttacacaatcaaaaaaaaataaatcacagtagGATTAAGCACCAGtaatgataagtgtgtgtggacCTGTTGTATCTGCTTGTGTGTGGGGACGCTCCTCTCGGTGTAGCCCTGCTGCAGGAACCAGGAGCAGATGGTCTGCAGTGAGCGGTACGCGCAGCCCCACCCGTTATCATCGACCCGGTCCTGCATGTAGTGATGATAACTGTACACGCCTCGCACCACGTACAGCTGAaggggcaaaaaaacaaaaaagggtgGAAAAAGGTctgtgcattttcttttaaacaggaTAGTTTCTATTGCACTAATATTGTACGGTATTTATTCGTATTTTTACGGTGTCACCTTGGCATCGTCTATACTGGGAgcggtgaggtgtgtgtgtggattgcgCAGGTAGCCGTCTTTATACGGCTCGCCCGGGAAATGGAAGGCATTGGAACGCCGGAAATACGGCCGGTCCGCGAGCAAGCAGTGCTTCCTGTGGAGCTCCTGTAAAGTAAACCATATAATTACACATaacaccagttgcacagcttccATTGTaaacaggacgatgtcttttggcacatttATGAatgtcggtgctccctgtgactgtgcgtgcagccttgtgctgccatctgttggtgtgttaccaaattagtcccaatactttttggtACCACCTTTATATATCTGATTACataagtgcgtgtgtgtaaataagtgtgtataagtgcGTATTAGTGCGTCTCACCTCTCTGACAGACAGCAGCTGATCGTCCGATACTCCTGCAGGATAAATAATCGTGAGTAGGCGATCAGACTCGGGCAGCTGGAAGTGAAAAGGTTGCGGTAGCGGAAAAGTGGTTTCCTTCTTGTATTTGAGAAGGGTTTCTTCCATATCTGAGAGCTGAGCATGCAGCGCCGCCACCAGGCCTGCGCAGAcactgcaggacacacacaaacaccggGATCAGCAGGTACTGCACACCTTCAGCATCAGACTTTATATTAGAGGTCCAACGATTCATCAGTTTCGCAGATTATCGGAAATATGGGCAAAAGTCcatatagtttttccgggttgcgtctgtTGCTGTAACGGTTGCGAAGGTCTGCTGTCATTAAGGAttcggcctctagaggcgaatcactgacccTGCAATCTGTTTTTGTACACGCAAGACTGCGTGCTGTATGGAGAgggttatattatatatttattcattattatttataactcatctaattatatttattaatataagcataatattcctgtttatttcatttttcacctttttgtgattcagtgctttttttacgtttttttttttttccagcatccattttaaatgttatagaTTAtatgattaattggttatcagcaagtacgatccaacctagctatcagtcaacctctcctttttttccacTCACGATCCGAGAGCGTCGCAGCCGCCGGCTCCGATCACACAGTCCATGCAGAGAGGCACGGTCACGCATCGCTGCTTCTTCATCACTCTGCACAGACTCAATGCAGCACTGTTTCCCGCCTCCGTGACCTCCATCAAGAGCTTCAGGTTCACCACGACCTACAAACACACCGAGACACGTTTAACTGAAATATGCACGTGTTCCTGAAAACGTTTCTGCTCCACAGGAGGCTTTGAGATCTTTCTCCATGAATCGCGCTAAACACAATGTGTCAAGATGTGCACTCACAGGACCGGTGTCCTTTTTATCCCTTTTTTTTGAGGACTTCCTCGCTCCGTCTTCCACCCTGTCAAAACGAAACACAAGACCTTTAGCTTTTGATCCGACACAAACATTTGTGTAAAGAAATCAGGCCGTATGGACAGTAGATACTGACAGTATGCACTCACTCGATGTGCTGCTGGACGTCTCTACATGGCGTGTCCTCCCTCAGGCTGTCCAGCGTGGAGTGGAACGACTTGTTGGGCCACAGCAGGATGGGGCTGTTACACACTATGAACACCAGACTCTCCGATGATATTCTGGAGCGGAGAACCTGGAAGGCTTTGGAGATGGAGCTCCGTGTGTGGGcttctaaaacaaataaaaagacataTTTTTAGATCGTCGTTTCCGTGGAAACGCAGCATCCTACTATAGTACTGCTGTGCCTAGAAATTATAATTCGAATGAAATATCGAAGTGGTGGACAAGGAAATCAGATTGATGCAGCTAAAGCCAGTGGAGGAATAGATCACTCTCAGACACTTCTACAAACTTCGAGAAGGTAATTGCttccaaaaacacaaaaaacattgaATGAATTATTAAGAATGTTACCAAATATCACCAGTTATGATCGCAAACATTTATACCGGTATAGCGCTGTACGGTAATATCGCCAAGCCTCTACAGAGAAAAACTACATTTACCATTAAAGCTGTCAAACTGGCAGGAGAAATCCAAAACTCCTTTTAGACGGAAAATGAAGTTGTTATCTGTCAGCACctgataaaacacaaaagagacaaataataataataataataataataataataataataataataataatagcaataaacTGCGTTATTATGACAGCAGGGCTCAGGTATGTTTACTATTGTGAGGAAGGCTCCCAAACGCCTCCATATTAAGCACGAGTCTTCCTATGTAGTGCGCATGAGCGGTGCACTACAAACCCTGGGTAGTGCGCTTAGGTAGGGATCAGCAAACCATTTGTAACTAGGCCCGCGTCCTAGCGGCTGAACGGagatgttttactttttaaccAAATTAAACGGACATTTGCGTGTTCGTGAGcattaaaaaacattcatataatttttttatataaaaaaaaagc contains:
- the ufsp2 gene encoding ufm1-specific protease 2 yields the protein MVLTDNNFIFRLKGVLDFSCQFDSFNEAHTRSSISKAFQVLRSRISSESLVFIVCNSPILLWPNKSFHSTLDSLREDTPCRDVQQHIEVEDGARKSSKKRDKKDTGPVVVNLKLLMEVTEAGNSAALSLCRVMKKQRCVTVPLCMDCVIGAGGCDALGSVCAGLVAALHAQLSDMEETLLKYKKETTFPLPQPFHFQLPESDRLLTIIYPAGVSDDQLLSVREELHRKHCLLADRPYFRRSNAFHFPGEPYKDGYLRNPHTHLTAPSIDDAKLYVVRGVYSYHHYMQDRVDDNGWGCAYRSLQTICSWFLQQGYTERSVPTHKQIQQALVDVGDKEPSFVGSRQWIGSIEVQAVLNQLLGVNSKILFVSRGSELTSKGRELANHFQTEGTPIMVGGGVLAHTILGVAWSETSGQIRFLILDPHYTGGEDLQSITDKGWCGWKGPEFWDQNAYYNLCLPQTPKII